Proteins encoded together in one Branchiostoma floridae strain S238N-H82 chromosome 18, Bfl_VNyyK, whole genome shotgun sequence window:
- the LOC118405534 gene encoding zinc finger protein 525-like, with amino-acid sequence MAPRKAGVKTRGRTKTQTKTKTARGAAAKEVRKKYYKCPQCRFQTNGSRAHLTQHMRTHTGEKPYKCEECDYSCSQKGRIKQHVIAVHRGERPYQCDRCAYSAAQKGTLKQHISAVHDKVKPYRCEVCGYSAGFKCNLRQHMLTHSGEKPYRCDQCPFAANQKAHLTQHVQAKHHGQKPFQCPQCDYAAAHRSTLTYHLTKHSGRKPFRCDICGYSTAVKSCLAEHALIHTGEKPYQCGACDYGTVSLSKLKQHVATHTGDRPYKCGHCAYTAIQMGNMKRHILVQHTRVRPFVCELCGYSTARKGDLKKHIATHGVKQEPTHRVEVKEEPTHGHTELL; translated from the exons ATGGCTCCGAGGAAGGCAGGTGTGAAAACTCGCGGCCGCACCAAGACACAG ACCAAGACAAAAACAGCGAGAGGGGCAGCAGCGAAGGAGGTGAGGAAGAAATACTACAAGTGTCCACAATGTCGGTTCCAAACCAACGGCAGCAGGGCGCATCTAACCCAGCACATGCGgacccacactggggagaaaccgtacaagtgtgaggagtgcgacTACTCCTGCTCACAGAAAGGACGCATCAAGCAGCACGTGATCGCGGTGCACAGAGGGGAGAGACCCTACCAGTGTGACCGGTGCGCCTACTCAGCGGCACAGAAGGGGACATTAAAGCAGCACATCTCCGCCGTGCACGACAAGGTGAagccgtacaggtgtgaggtcTGCGGCTACTCCGCGGGGTTCAAGTGTAACCTGAGGCAGCACATGCTGACCCACAGCGGGGAGAAACCCTACCGGTGCGACCAGTGCCCGTTCGCGGCTAACCAGAAGGCGCACCTGACGCAGCACGTGCAGGCTAAGCACCACGGGCAGAAGCCGTTCCAGTGTCCGCAGTGCGACTACGCCGCCGCGCACCGCAGCACGCTGACGTACCACCTGACTAAGCACTCCGGCAGGAAACCCTTCCGGTGCGACATCTGCGGCTACTCCACGGCCGTCAAGAGCTGTCTAGCGGAGCACGCGCTCATCCACaccggggagaaaccctaccagTGCGGCGCCTGCGACTACGGCACCGTCAGTCTGTCCAAGCTGAAGCAGCACGTGGCGACCCACACAGGGGacagaccctacaagtgtgggcaCTGCGCCTACACCGCCATCCAGATGGGCAACATGAAGCGGCACATCCTGGTGCAGCACACGCGCGTGCGGCCCTTCGTGTGCGAGCTGTGCGGCTATTCCACCGCGCGCAAGGGCGACCTGAAGAAGCACATCGCCACTCACGGAGTGAAACAGGAGCCCACACACCGCGTGGAGGTTAAAGAGGAGCCCACACACGGTCACACCGAGTTGTTGTGA